In the genome of Alkalibacter saccharofermentans DSM 14828, one region contains:
- the proS gene encoding proline--tRNA ligase: protein MGKKQKVEAITPMDQDFAQWYTDVISKTELVDYSPVKGFMVIRPYGYAIWENIQKEYDKRFKETGHKNMYFPLLIPESLLKKEAEHVEGFAPEVAWVTHGGDKELGERLCIRPTSETIICSMYSKWLNTYRQLPYLFNQWCSVVRWEKTTRPFLRTSEFLWQEGHTLHETYDEAQEETMQMLEIYRDVAEKHLAIPMVVGKKSEKEKFAGAYATYTMEALMHDGQALQSGTSHNLGQHFTKAFDITYLDRDNNQAYPYHTSWGISTRLIGALIMVHGDDNGLVMPPKIAPTQIVVIPIAQHKEGVLDKAWEVFDGLKESFRAEIDDMDGYSPGWKFNQWEMKGVPIRLEIGPKDIENGQCVLARRDTGEKIQVALEDVSSEVERLLDEIQDNLFQKALNMREEKTTTAVDMEEFKKNIAETPGFVKAMWCGSRECEDNIKEATGATLRCVPFDQETIGEGKCVCCGEKADQMAYFARAY from the coding sequence ATGGGCAAGAAACAAAAAGTTGAAGCCATTACGCCTATGGATCAGGATTTTGCGCAGTGGTATACAGATGTAATTTCAAAAACAGAGCTGGTAGATTATTCACCAGTAAAAGGGTTCATGGTAATAAGGCCTTATGGATATGCTATATGGGAAAATATTCAAAAGGAATATGATAAGAGGTTTAAGGAGACAGGGCATAAAAACATGTATTTTCCTCTTCTTATTCCAGAGAGTCTTTTAAAGAAGGAAGCAGAGCACGTAGAAGGATTTGCCCCTGAAGTTGCCTGGGTTACCCACGGTGGGGACAAAGAGCTTGGAGAAAGACTTTGCATAAGACCAACATCAGAGACGATTATATGCAGCATGTACTCCAAGTGGTTGAATACTTACAGACAGCTGCCGTACTTATTCAATCAATGGTGCAGCGTGGTAAGGTGGGAAAAGACTACCAGACCTTTCCTAAGAACATCTGAGTTTTTATGGCAGGAAGGGCACACTCTTCACGAGACATACGATGAAGCACAGGAAGAAACTATGCAGATGCTTGAGATATACAGAGACGTTGCTGAAAAACACCTTGCTATTCCTATGGTAGTAGGCAAAAAAAGCGAAAAGGAAAAATTTGCGGGAGCTTATGCGACATACACCATGGAAGCCTTGATGCACGATGGACAGGCACTTCAGTCAGGAACCAGCCACAATCTTGGCCAGCATTTTACCAAGGCATTCGACATAACTTATCTTGATAGGGACAATAACCAAGCTTATCCATATCATACTTCATGGGGTATTTCTACAAGGCTTATCGGTGCGCTTATCATGGTTCACGGAGACGACAACGGTCTTGTGATGCCGCCTAAAATCGCGCCTACACAGATAGTGGTCATTCCGATTGCTCAGCATAAGGAAGGCGTGCTTGACAAAGCATGGGAAGTATTTGATGGACTTAAAGAGAGCTTCAGGGCTGAGATAGACGACATGGATGGTTATTCACCTGGCTGGAAGTTCAATCAATGGGAGATGAAAGGTGTACCCATCAGGCTTGAGATTGGACCAAAGGACATCGAAAATGGACAATGCGTCCTTGCAAGGAGAGATACTGGAGAAAAGATCCAAGTTGCGCTTGAAGATGTAAGTTCAGAAGTAGAAAGACTGCTGGATGAGATCCAAGACAACCTGTTCCAAAAGGCACTTAATATGAGAGAAGAAAAGACCACAACGGCAGTAGATATGGAGGAGTTCAAGAAAAACATCGCCGAAACTCCGGGATTTGTTAAGGCCATGTGGTGTGGGAGCCGCGAGTGCGAGGATAATATCAAAGAAGCTACAGGAGCGACACTTAGATGCGTGCCTTTTGATCAAGAGACCATTGGAGAAGGAAAATGTGTATGCTGTGGCGAAAAGGCTGACCAAATGGCGTACTTTGCAAGGGCTTACTAA
- a CDS encoding LicD family protein, with product MTMKKLDIDRLHQILLEALKEVHRICLKYDIKYYMVGGSLIGAVRHKGFVPWDADIDLAMMRSDYDKFLSVCEYELSGKYFLQNYHTDVDFSPPISRLCVQGTYVCEHFFRHLKFNKGAYLDVFSLDNIPNELVLRDKQKKRLEMIDKLMIYKLCIVYDKGILNSKLIAKKIIQLFMIPLSLSFFQRNREKEMTKYNIDEETEYVCQTAIKYGYDRGTHLRSTFGDPVLMEFEGEKYYVPHDWDSYLKTTYGDYMKLPPIEERKPVYDVYEL from the coding sequence ATGACAATGAAAAAACTCGATATAGATAGACTGCACCAGATACTCTTAGAAGCTTTAAAGGAAGTTCACCGAATATGCTTAAAATACGATATTAAGTATTATATGGTTGGGGGTTCGCTGATAGGCGCTGTCAGGCATAAGGGATTTGTCCCTTGGGATGCAGACATCGATTTGGCCATGATGAGATCAGACTATGATAAATTCTTGTCTGTGTGCGAATACGAACTGAGCGGCAAGTATTTTTTGCAAAATTACCATACTGATGTTGATTTCAGCCCTCCCATCAGCAGGCTGTGCGTTCAGGGCACTTATGTCTGCGAGCATTTTTTCAGGCACCTTAAATTTAACAAAGGAGCCTACTTAGATGTTTTTTCCCTTGACAACATACCAAATGAATTGGTGTTGAGAGACAAGCAAAAGAAACGGTTGGAGATGATAGACAAGCTGATGATTTATAAGCTTTGTATCGTATATGACAAGGGAATCTTAAACAGCAAGCTTATCGCAAAAAAAATAATACAATTATTTATGATTCCTCTTTCCCTTTCCTTCTTTCAAAGAAACAGGGAAAAGGAGATGACAAAATATAACATTGATGAGGAGACAGAATATGTTTGCCAAACAGCAATCAAATACGGATACGACAGGGGTACTCATCTTCGCAGCACCTTTGGAGACCCTGTACTGATGGAATTTGAAGGAGAAAAATATTATGTGCCTCATGACTGGGACAGTTATCTAAAAACAACTTACGGAGACTACATGAAGCTGCCTCCCATTGAGGAGAGAAAACCGGTTTATGACGTCTATGAACTTTAA
- a CDS encoding YveK family protein has protein sequence MSIRRLIGVLKSKWWVMAFAFLVGGVLAGLMISYTPPTYKAEVTLYSMDLERIREEGQTLEFYDIQLSREVLNQFREVIHSRRVISAVIEELGQYNLTEKEILEKTAISSSIDSNIFYINAKDKDPEKAAIVANSMARTFSTVIRSIINTENVGILDEAIVPIEPERNYGVAFMILGMIAGSVLSFSALYVMEYFNPKVYFEEDLVEGLGFRVMGTIPRHNTDEGDFGYGGK, from the coding sequence TTGAGTATAAGAAGATTGATAGGAGTTCTAAAAAGCAAGTGGTGGGTCATGGCCTTTGCCTTCTTAGTAGGAGGGGTTCTGGCCGGTTTGATGATTTCGTATACTCCTCCAACATATAAAGCCGAAGTAACCCTTTATTCAATGGATCTGGAAAGAATAAGAGAAGAAGGACAAACATTGGAGTTTTACGACATTCAGCTTAGTCGGGAGGTATTAAACCAGTTTAGGGAGGTAATCCACAGCAGGAGGGTTATCTCAGCTGTAATAGAGGAGCTTGGGCAGTATAATCTGACGGAAAAAGAAATACTCGAAAAAACCGCAATATCAAGCAGCATAGATTCAAATATATTTTATATCAACGCGAAGGACAAAGATCCGGAAAAGGCTGCGATTGTAGCAAATTCCATGGCTAGGACTTTTTCGACGGTTATTAGAAGCATTATCAATACAGAAAACGTCGGCATACTTGATGAGGCAATAGTACCTATCGAACCGGAAAGAAATTATGGGGTGGCATTTATGATCCTAGGCATGATAGCAGGTTCGGTATTGTCATTTAGCGCATTATACGTAATGGAATATTTTAATCCAAAAGTATATTTCGAAGAAGATCTAGTGGAAGGTTTGGGTTTTAGAGTGATGGGAACTATACCAAGACACAATACTGATGAAGGGGATTTTGGCTATGGGGGGAAATAA
- a CDS encoding lipopolysaccharide biosynthesis protein encodes MRTKRFIYNSVTFATLQVFTIAGGLILTRMFLTTYGSELNGLVTSIIQFVAYFSYVEAGLGTALIYALYKPLAKGSLREVDGIVTLARRSYLKASGVYFALVVGLSFIYPFIVSSESTDLLTISLLVIVIGAFGALEFFTMAKYRVLLVADQKEYVISIVLSIAYIVNFALTAYMISIEAYVVWVRTVPLVSFILRAVMLLAYVKRNYPYITYKEPADSKYLKRRWDALIMQLSVSINTSVPVVLISIFASLKIASVFAIYNLVFSGLIAITSIFTAGVSASFGNIVANKEMDKLKRVQTQFEFFIFAVTAFLYACALILIDSFVELYTQGVTDIDYASNVYGYLFVTWGVLFNVRIPYTALINSSGLYRETRRVNIWQIVLIITTGAVLVQFWEMTGVLLAMIISASYWVYGLIDVVKKAVLDTAPKTTYIRVVRMFVVIAVSILPFRLGMTIDPSTYGGWVRDAFAVAAWCGIVTLVISFIFDRKVMLEIFVRIKELVRR; translated from the coding sequence TTGAGGACAAAAAGGTTCATATACAATTCAGTTACCTTTGCGACCCTCCAGGTTTTTACGATTGCCGGGGGACTGATACTAACGAGGATGTTTCTTACCACTTACGGCTCCGAATTAAACGGCTTGGTAACATCCATCATACAGTTTGTAGCATATTTTAGCTATGTTGAAGCAGGCCTGGGAACGGCTTTGATTTATGCTCTCTACAAGCCATTGGCAAAAGGCAGCTTGAGAGAGGTAGACGGCATAGTCACATTAGCCAGAAGATCCTACCTGAAGGCCAGCGGGGTGTACTTTGCCTTGGTCGTAGGGCTCTCGTTTATATATCCTTTTATAGTAAGCAGCGAGAGCACGGATTTGTTAACGATATCCCTGCTTGTAATTGTCATTGGAGCCTTCGGTGCCTTAGAGTTTTTTACCATGGCAAAGTACCGTGTTCTTTTAGTAGCTGATCAAAAGGAATATGTAATATCCATAGTGCTATCCATTGCTTACATCGTAAACTTTGCTTTGACGGCGTACATGATATCCATAGAAGCTTACGTGGTTTGGGTAAGAACGGTTCCCTTGGTATCATTTATCCTAAGGGCTGTGATGCTTCTTGCATATGTAAAGAGGAACTACCCTTATATAACATATAAAGAGCCGGCAGACAGCAAGTACTTGAAGCGCAGATGGGACGCACTTATAATGCAGCTAAGCGTCAGCATAAATACTTCCGTGCCGGTAGTGCTAATTTCGATATTCGCATCTCTGAAAATTGCAAGCGTCTTTGCAATATACAATCTGGTGTTTTCAGGACTGATAGCAATAACATCCATATTTACAGCGGGAGTTTCCGCTTCATTTGGAAATATTGTGGCAAACAAGGAAATGGACAAGCTAAAGAGGGTGCAGACCCAGTTCGAATTTTTTATTTTTGCCGTCACTGCTTTTTTATATGCCTGCGCTTTAATTCTTATCGACTCTTTTGTAGAGCTGTATACCCAGGGAGTCACAGACATCGATTATGCCAGCAATGTCTACGGATATCTGTTTGTTACCTGGGGAGTATTGTTTAACGTTAGGATTCCATACACGGCGCTTATAAACTCATCGGGTCTTTACAGGGAAACGAGAAGGGTAAACATTTGGCAGATAGTATTGATAATTACAACAGGAGCTGTTTTAGTTCAGTTTTGGGAAATGACAGGAGTTCTTTTGGCCATGATAATATCCGCATCTTACTGGGTTTATGGTCTTATAGATGTAGTGAAAAAAGCAGTACTGGATACAGCCCCTAAAACTACGTATATTAGAGTCGTAAGAATGTTTGTAGTGATAGCTGTTTCTATCCTGCCATTTAGGCTTGGCATGACTATAGACCCGTCAACATACGGAGGGTGGGTGCGTGATGCTTTTGCAGTGGCCGCTTGGTGTGGTATTGTTACCCTGGTGATAAGCTTTATCTTTGATAGAAAGGTGATGCTCGAAATCTTTGTTAGAATCAAGGAACTGGTAAGGCGATAA
- a CDS encoding right-handed parallel beta-helix repeat-containing protein, translated as MKRIKMLAAMVLLVIPVLFLGCNLDVEEEQNVYYVSTQGNDESPGTFDEPWRTIQKASENMVAGDTVYLREGVYNEAVTVSTSGEVDNYITISNYQDETVVVDGEGIDWGYNWSSLFDINTQSYLRIEGIRVINSRWAGFGSTTDDKGSSYVEILNCSTYNTQASGIIFMNAENIIIEGNSIERASINTSGSQEGISLDNVDYFEIKNNKVFNFTNDVPGRGGEAIDAKNGSSYGKIYGNEVYNIPKIGIYIDSYEGEQKDIEVYDNIIYSCGQGITLANEKGGYLRDVVVRNNDISYCSWGLAIGGWNDGYSHEMENISFVDNKLTGISRSGIYLNNPDAINVVIKGNQIQGTSSYVPIRLNGGNLSETVIDGNYFDRISGDHPVGTNYNMLE; from the coding sequence ATGAAACGTATAAAAATGCTTGCTGCTATGGTTTTGTTGGTTATACCTGTTTTATTCCTTGGCTGTAATTTGGACGTTGAGGAGGAACAAAACGTTTATTATGTTTCCACTCAAGGGAATGATGAAAGCCCTGGTACTTTTGACGAGCCGTGGAGAACCATCCAAAAAGCATCAGAAAACATGGTGGCAGGAGATACGGTCTACTTAAGGGAAGGGGTTTATAATGAAGCGGTAACAGTGAGCACGTCAGGAGAAGTGGACAATTATATAACTATTTCAAATTATCAGGACGAAACAGTTGTAGTTGACGGTGAAGGAATAGACTGGGGATATAACTGGAGCAGCCTCTTTGACATAAATACTCAAAGCTATTTAAGAATTGAAGGCATAAGGGTAATTAACTCCAGATGGGCGGGGTTTGGATCTACTACAGATGACAAGGGATCAAGTTATGTTGAAATACTAAACTGCTCCACCTACAATACTCAAGCCTCAGGAATAATATTTATGAATGCAGAAAATATAATCATAGAAGGCAATTCAATAGAAAGAGCAAGCATCAACACATCAGGCTCACAAGAGGGAATATCCTTGGATAATGTGGATTACTTCGAAATAAAAAACAATAAAGTATTTAATTTTACCAACGATGTCCCAGGTAGAGGAGGAGAGGCGATAGATGCCAAGAACGGTTCCTCTTATGGAAAGATTTATGGCAACGAGGTCTACAATATACCTAAGATAGGAATATACATAGATTCATATGAAGGGGAGCAGAAAGATATAGAGGTGTATGACAACATAATATACAGCTGCGGACAGGGTATCACCCTGGCAAATGAAAAGGGAGGATATCTAAGGGACGTAGTTGTTAGAAATAACGATATATCCTACTGCAGCTGGGGCTTGGCCATAGGAGGATGGAACGATGGATACAGCCACGAAATGGAAAACATATCTTTTGTGGACAATAAACTCACGGGAATCTCAAGATCTGGGATATACCTAAATAATCCGGACGCAATAAATGTAGTTATAAAAGGCAATCAAATTCAAGGAACGTCTTCATACGTTCCCATTCGACTTAATGGTGGTAATTTAAGTGAGACCGTTATTGATGGTAACTATTTTGATAGAATAAGTGGTGATCACCCTGTTGGAACAAATTATAATATGCTTGAATAA
- a CDS encoding right-handed parallel beta-helix repeat-containing protein has protein sequence MKKNNKSFIFVGISMIILFVMVGAAFANPGQWLDTDDSADTSISQSDNTIANEDKPASEKINDAEEETEKQEEEKEAEKKVEASDKKDAEKSVASTESSASKSTSTSSTSTSTANTSTASKSSSTSTQSTATKTETAAPKTESTTSSVEATRGDTSVKLVAGAYFVATSGNDSNPGTQQQPFRTIQKAANTVKAGDTVYIRGGTYNEKVDMQTSGTSGNYITFRNYPGEKPVVDGKGIDWGYNWNSLVNINSKSYIRLEGLRVINSRWAGIGSTRVESNSNYIQVINCSTSNTRASGIAFYTATNITVDGNSVEKACTASGSQEAISFSNVNGFVIRNNRVFNITNSVQGAGGEGIDAKEGSSNGKIYNNTVHDIAKIGIYIDSYSKTSSNIEVYGNNIYNCGQGITVASEKGGTLRNVNIYNNTIRNCRVGYTVAGWDYNYRSPMDNIKFYNNTISGGNIRLNNPDAKRIFITGNRLTGGTIVMDGGIESETTIEGNTIN, from the coding sequence ATGAAAAAGAACAACAAAAGCTTTATTTTTGTCGGAATCAGTATGATTATACTCTTTGTCATGGTCGGAGCAGCATTTGCGAATCCGGGACAATGGTTAGACACAGACGACAGCGCAGACACTAGTATAAGTCAAAGCGATAACACTATAGCAAACGAAGACAAGCCGGCATCTGAAAAAATCAATGATGCAGAAGAAGAGACGGAAAAACAAGAAGAAGAAAAAGAAGCAGAAAAAAAGGTTGAAGCAAGTGACAAAAAAGATGCAGAAAAATCAGTTGCAAGCACTGAATCTTCAGCTTCCAAATCAACAAGCACTTCATCCACAAGCACGTCAACGGCAAACACATCAACAGCTTCAAAAAGCAGCAGCACAAGTACTCAAAGCACCGCGACTAAAACTGAAACAGCAGCTCCAAAGACTGAATCGACAACAAGTAGTGTCGAAGCAACAAGAGGAGATACCAGCGTCAAACTGGTAGCAGGAGCATATTTTGTAGCGACTAGCGGGAACGATTCAAATCCTGGTACACAGCAACAGCCATTTAGGACCATACAGAAGGCTGCAAATACAGTTAAAGCTGGGGATACAGTCTATATCAGAGGCGGCACCTACAACGAAAAGGTGGACATGCAAACCTCAGGGACAAGCGGCAACTATATTACATTTAGAAACTATCCAGGTGAAAAGCCGGTCGTAGACGGAAAAGGAATCGACTGGGGATACAACTGGAACAGCCTCGTGAACATTAATTCCAAGAGCTACATAAGGCTTGAAGGCCTAAGGGTGATCAATTCCAGATGGGCGGGAATAGGCTCCACCAGGGTAGAGTCTAACTCCAACTATATTCAGGTAATAAACTGCTCTACATCCAATACGAGGGCGTCGGGAATAGCATTTTATACTGCAACAAATATTACAGTTGACGGAAATTCAGTAGAAAAGGCTTGCACGGCATCTGGTTCTCAAGAAGCGATTTCATTTTCAAATGTGAATGGCTTCGTAATCAGAAACAACAGGGTATTTAACATAACCAACAGCGTCCAGGGAGCTGGCGGTGAGGGGATTGACGCAAAGGAAGGGTCTTCAAACGGAAAGATATACAACAATACAGTCCACGACATCGCAAAGATCGGAATATACATAGATTCTTACAGCAAGACCTCAAGCAATATCGAAGTGTACGGAAACAACATATACAACTGTGGACAGGGAATAACCGTAGCGTCTGAAAAGGGCGGAACACTGAGAAACGTAAACATATACAACAATACCATTAGAAACTGCAGAGTTGGATACACTGTTGCAGGCTGGGATTATAATTACAGAAGTCCTATGGACAATATAAAATTTTATAATAACACCATATCTGGTGGGAACATTCGTTTGAACAATCCAGATGCAAAAAGAATCTTTATTACAGGAAACAGATTAACTGGTGGAACCATAGTAATGGACGGAGGAATTGAATCAGAGACCACTATTGAAGGGAACACAATTAATTAA
- a CDS encoding biotin transporter BioY, with protein sequence METNRLNARTMIYCAIFSALIIVGALTRVPVPMIPFTLQFMFTNLAGMMLGPIYGALSVTIYVILGLIGLPVFANGGGIGYIFQPTFGYLLAFILAAYVAGKMTRKEENRNLLGYIKASITGLLIVYVLGFVYYYLLASFVLGLNVNPSVLFLHAFLLPLPGDILSCFLGSVLALRVPMVRRSLDTV encoded by the coding sequence TTGGAGACAAACAGACTAAACGCAAGAACCATGATATACTGCGCCATCTTTTCAGCACTTATAATAGTTGGAGCCCTAACTAGAGTTCCTGTACCCATGATACCTTTTACCCTGCAGTTCATGTTTACCAACCTGGCAGGGATGATGCTTGGACCAATATACGGGGCTTTATCCGTAACCATTTATGTGATTCTGGGTCTTATTGGTCTTCCCGTATTTGCAAACGGCGGAGGCATCGGTTATATATTCCAGCCTACCTTCGGTTATCTGCTTGCCTTTATCCTGGCAGCATATGTGGCAGGTAAGATGACCCGGAAAGAAGAAAACAGAAACCTATTAGGATATATAAAAGCAAGCATCACAGGCTTACTAATAGTATACGTTTTAGGATTTGTTTACTACTACTTACTTGCAAGTTTTGTTTTAGGCCTAAACGTCAATCCATCAGTGCTATTTTTGCACGCATTCTTACTGCCTTTGCCTGGAGATATTCTCTCTTGCTTCTTGGGAAGCGTTCTGGCTCTTAGGGTTCCAATGGTTAGAAGAAGCCTTGATACAGTTTAA
- a CDS encoding LCP family protein yields the protein MKKRKLLIIIVIVLIFALGASIKYIYDSTDYQNVLVPETGDENTAQAPNDKPDDEKAENEKAPKQEQSLEDEGSYIDDLNTSSNTITLMMLGIDESEDRNIGIYRSDVIVIARMDLDNNWIKVLSIPRDTYAYLPIRDRMDKLGHAYAFGSLNGYGPQASAEALENFLEDIKIDYYFAIKMDPVPGIVDDIGGVKVDVDVNMRDARRGIEINKGEQVLNGDEAMLYIQWRKTPRGDIDRILRVQNFTSSMYKQLRQNNQMIEAARIILNYRSGIETNLSSRHMIALATYFNQLPEGAVTYYTVSGRSQMINGTSYWIANENDDEIDEFLDQKKGAGS from the coding sequence ATGAAAAAAAGGAAGCTGCTCATAATCATTGTAATAGTGTTGATATTTGCATTGGGAGCTTCAATCAAGTACATTTACGATTCAACGGATTATCAAAACGTTTTGGTACCGGAAACAGGAGATGAAAATACTGCTCAAGCTCCTAACGATAAGCCAGATGACGAAAAAGCAGAAAATGAAAAAGCACCGAAACAGGAACAGAGCCTGGAAGATGAAGGCAGTTACATTGATGATTTGAATACATCTTCAAATACGATAACACTGATGATGCTGGGCATAGACGAATCAGAGGACAGAAATATAGGCATATACCGCTCAGATGTAATAGTAATAGCAAGGATGGATCTTGATAACAACTGGATAAAAGTGCTCAGCATACCGAGAGATACATACGCGTATCTTCCGATTAGAGATAGGATGGACAAGTTGGGACACGCATATGCTTTTGGCAGCTTAAACGGCTACGGTCCCCAGGCAAGTGCAGAGGCTCTTGAAAATTTCTTGGAGGATATAAAAATAGACTATTACTTTGCCATCAAGATGGATCCAGTTCCGGGAATAGTTGACGACATTGGCGGAGTGAAGGTAGATGTTGATGTAAATATGAGAGATGCCCGCAGAGGGATAGAGATCAACAAAGGAGAACAGGTATTAAACGGAGATGAAGCCATGCTCTACATTCAGTGGAGAAAGACTCCAAGAGGTGATATAGACAGGATATTACGGGTTCAAAACTTCACATCCTCGATGTATAAACAGCTGAGGCAAAACAATCAGATGATAGAGGCAGCCAGGATTATCCTAAACTACAGATCAGGCATAGAGACAAACCTCTCGTCAAGGCACATGATTGCTCTTGCTACTTACTTCAATCAGCTTCCGGAAGGCGCTGTGACTTACTATACGGTTTCTGGGAGATCTCAGATGATAAATGGAACAAGCTACTGGATAGCAAATGAAAATGACGATGAGATAGACGAGTTTTTGGACCAAAAAAAAGGCGCCGGCAGCTAA
- a CDS encoding CpsD/CapB family tyrosine-protein kinase: protein MGGNKALSSHKINRAVTSAYEVLAVNLKLAKEEDSRKTTSYVMTSCSRAEGKTSIAYGLAKTMASSGFKTLLVDGDMRKPLAAKKIKNKGNMGLSDILLGKCSMEDALLETDTDNLHYISSGCDNKNPIALLMGNRFSRFVDETERVYSIVIFDSPAIEDYFDAAIIASNVDSTILVVKKAKTSLKSLEDVKDKLEKIGAHIAGVVINSGGKSKKNLNLRDYEKGFVSGNMVSDEGKCGR from the coding sequence ATGGGGGGAAATAAAGCACTCAGCTCACATAAAATAAACAGAGCAGTAACTAGTGCATACGAGGTGCTAGCGGTAAATTTAAAGCTTGCCAAGGAAGAAGATAGCAGAAAGACCACGAGCTACGTCATGACAAGCTGCAGCCGGGCAGAGGGGAAAACGAGCATAGCATACGGGTTGGCTAAGACTATGGCATCTTCAGGCTTTAAGACTCTGCTTGTGGATGGAGACATGAGAAAGCCTTTAGCTGCGAAAAAAATAAAGAACAAGGGAAATATGGGACTTAGTGATATTCTGTTGGGTAAATGCTCTATGGAAGATGCCTTGCTTGAGACAGATACGGATAATCTGCATTATATTTCATCGGGGTGTGACAATAAAAATCCCATAGCACTTCTTATGGGCAACAGGTTTTCACGGTTTGTCGATGAGACTGAGAGGGTCTATAGTATAGTTATATTTGATTCTCCTGCAATAGAAGACTACTTTGATGCGGCAATAATCGCCTCAAACGTGGATTCGACCATCCTGGTTGTAAAAAAAGCCAAGACGTCACTTAAAAGCCTTGAGGATGTAAAGGACAAACTTGAAAAGATAGGTGCCCACATCGCAGGTGTTGTAATAAACAGCGGCGGAAAGAGCAAAAAAAACCTAAATTTAAGGGACTATGAGAAAGGTTTCGTCTCCGGCAATATGGTATCCGATGAAGGTAAATGTGGACGATGA
- a CDS encoding xanthine phosphoribosyltransferase, giving the protein METLKNRILEDGVVLGNDILKVDSFLNHQIDVELFNEIGKAFKEHFKDKKIDKILTIEASGIGLACLVAQHFNCVPVVFAKKTESLNLDKDIYYSEVYSFTKKKSYKVMVSKKYLKAGENVLVIDDFLANGKAMLGLEDILNQAGAKLAGVGIVIEKGFQGGGDDIRGRGIDLKSLAIVDSMEDGRIKFRE; this is encoded by the coding sequence ATGGAGACGCTTAAAAATAGAATCCTTGAGGATGGAGTCGTCTTGGGCAATGACATCCTCAAGGTAGATTCCTTTTTGAATCACCAGATAGACGTGGAGCTTTTCAACGAGATAGGAAAGGCTTTTAAAGAACACTTTAAAGACAAGAAGATTGATAAGATTCTTACAATAGAAGCATCGGGAATAGGACTTGCATGCCTAGTGGCTCAGCACTTTAATTGCGTGCCGGTAGTCTTTGCCAAAAAAACAGAATCTTTAAACTTAGATAAAGATATCTATTATAGTGAAGTATATTCATTTACCAAGAAAAAAAGCTACAAGGTGATGGTATCGAAAAAATACTTAAAAGCAGGAGAAAATGTCCTGGTAATAGACGATTTTCTAGCCAATGGAAAAGCGATGCTCGGCCTTGAAGATATCTTGAACCAGGCAGGAGCGAAACTTGCAGGTGTGGGGATAGTCATCGAAAAGGGCTTCCAAGGTGGAGGAGACGATATTAGAGGCAGAGGAATAGACCTAAAGTCCCTTGCTATTGTAGATTCCATGGAAGATGGCAGGATAAAGTTTAGAGAATAA